Proteins encoded by one window of Candidatus Binataceae bacterium:
- a CDS encoding enoyl-CoA hydratase/isomerase family protein, whose protein sequence is MPGNFLLQKDGAIATLSFNRPERRNCMNVEVMLEMERILLDFRDDRNVRAIVITGAGPAFSAGADVSALKGVTDPAERQRIFRERGRRLPSIIGRCFEAMSNLDQVVIGAVNGYAVGGGWAIALGCDLVLAAEDAEFWVPEVDLGVPFSGFPVKVLAARVGPWRAKEIAIGCRHYKAPELYTMGLVNRVVPRDELMAEALKLAREMAGKAPRAVRLTKSDINSIVMGIR, encoded by the coding sequence ATGCCTGGCAATTTCCTGCTTCAAAAGGACGGCGCGATCGCGACGCTTAGCTTCAACCGCCCCGAGCGGCGTAACTGCATGAATGTCGAAGTGATGCTGGAGATGGAGCGCATCCTGCTCGACTTTCGCGACGACCGCAACGTGCGCGCGATCGTCATCACCGGCGCGGGCCCCGCATTTTCGGCCGGCGCCGATGTCTCGGCACTCAAGGGCGTGACCGATCCGGCCGAGCGCCAGCGCATCTTTCGCGAGCGCGGCCGCCGTCTGCCGTCGATTATCGGGCGCTGCTTCGAGGCGATGTCCAACCTCGACCAGGTCGTCATCGGCGCGGTCAACGGTTACGCGGTGGGTGGCGGATGGGCGATCGCGCTGGGTTGCGACCTGGTGCTGGCGGCCGAAGACGCCGAGTTCTGGGTGCCGGAAGTGGACCTCGGGGTGCCATTCAGCGGCTTTCCGGTCAAGGTGTTGGCGGCGCGCGTCGGGCCGTGGCGGGCAAAGGAGATCGCGATCGGATGCCGCCATTACAAGGCGCCCGAGCTGTATACGATGGGTCTGGTCAACCGCGTGGTCCCGCGCGACGAGCTGATGGCCGAAGCGCTCAAACTGGCGCGCGAGATGGCGGGCAAAGCGCCGCGCGCGGTGCGTCTGACCAAAAGCGATATCAACAGCATCGTGATGGGCATACGCTAG